In Acaryochloris marina S15, a single genomic region encodes these proteins:
- a CDS encoding SAM-dependent methyltransferase → MAMQLDSVVPFGRSWDEYIKMFNLTVIDLNCSILGAGDGPASFNAESTLLGSQITSVDPIYELSGADIQQKFETVLDDIIDQVKATPQDWVWSYHSSPEDLRYNRIQAMQLFLKDYESGKQQGRYQTAALPTLPFPDQTFELALCSHFLFLYSKQYDVAFHLASIRELLRISTEVRIFPLLTLMLEPSPYIQPVIQACQDWGYVASIETVGYELQKGGNQMLVIRSQ, encoded by the coding sequence ATGGCAATGCAGCTAGATTCTGTGGTTCCCTTTGGGCGATCTTGGGATGAATACATCAAAATGTTTAATCTCACGGTGATTGATTTAAACTGTTCAATTCTGGGAGCTGGAGATGGTCCTGCGAGTTTTAATGCTGAATCCACTCTTCTGGGAAGCCAAATTACGTCTGTTGATCCCATTTATGAATTGAGTGGTGCAGACATTCAGCAAAAGTTTGAAACCGTCCTAGATGACATCATTGATCAGGTCAAGGCAACGCCTCAAGATTGGGTGTGGTCCTATCATTCGTCTCCCGAAGACCTTCGTTACAATCGCATTCAAGCCATGCAACTCTTCCTGAAAGATTATGAGTCAGGCAAACAACAAGGTCGATATCAGACCGCAGCATTACCCACCCTGCCATTTCCCGATCAAACCTTTGAACTAGCACTGTGCTCCCATTTTCTCTTCTTGTACTCCAAGCAATATGATGTCGCTTTTCATCTAGCTTCAATTCGAGAGCTGTTGAGAATCAGCACTGAAGTGCGCATTTTCCCTTTGCTAACTCTAATGCTGGAACCCTCTCCGTACATCCAACCTGTTATTCAAGCTTGTCAGGATTGGGGATATGTCGCTTCTATTGAAACGGTTGGTTATGAACTACAGAAAGGAGGTAACCAAATGTTAGTTATCCGTTCCCAATAG
- the radC gene encoding DNA repair protein RadC, with amino-acid sequence MTYSLRILDLPESDRPRERLIAQGAKYLTHAELLAILLGTGQGPGKLSAVGLGQHVLHHFSEHQQDPLTVLRDVNASELTHIEGIGPAKATTILAAIELGRRICQARPPELTVIDDPAVAAAALAGELMWQSQERFAVLLLDVKHRLLGTQVVSIGTATETLAHPRDIFREIIRKGATRAIVAHNHPSGQTDPSPEDLELTQQLLSGAQILGLPLLDHLILGNGDFTSLRQTTSLWNDCPQEL; translated from the coding sequence ATGACCTACAGCTTAAGGATTTTAGACTTACCCGAAAGTGATCGCCCTCGTGAACGTCTTATTGCCCAAGGTGCTAAATATTTAACCCATGCCGAGTTACTCGCCATACTACTAGGGACAGGCCAAGGACCTGGCAAACTGTCTGCGGTAGGCTTGGGACAACATGTTCTGCATCATTTCAGCGAACATCAGCAAGATCCACTGACGGTTCTGCGAGATGTGAATGCGTCTGAACTCACCCATATTGAAGGGATTGGTCCAGCGAAAGCGACTACTATTTTAGCCGCAATCGAGTTGGGGAGAAGGATTTGCCAAGCTCGTCCTCCGGAATTAACCGTGATTGATGATCCGGCAGTGGCTGCTGCAGCCTTAGCCGGTGAGTTAATGTGGCAATCTCAAGAACGATTTGCGGTGCTTCTATTAGATGTCAAGCATCGATTACTGGGGACACAAGTGGTGAGTATTGGCACTGCGACGGAAACCCTAGCCCATCCTCGGGATATCTTTCGAGAAATTATTCGGAAGGGAGCAACCCGAGCCATTGTGGCCCATAACCATCCTTCTGGTCAGACCGATCCCAGCCCTGAAGATCTCGAACTGACGCAGCAGTTACTCTCAGGCGCACAAATTTTAGGCTTACCTCTATTGGATCATCTCATTCTGGGGAATGGTGACTTTACCAGCCTTCGCCAAACGACATCTCTCTGGAACGATTGTCCTCAAGAGCTATAG
- a CDS encoding DUF1830 domain-containing protein: MPQVIDPVPPNDSDLIVCCYINSTNKIQVARITNIPNWYFERVVFPGQRLMFESVPEAHLEIHTGMMASAILSDTIPCYRLRLHQSVSASKQFLQSGDEAVETSAPSSMRGVPEAAKVS; the protein is encoded by the coding sequence ATGCCACAAGTCATCGATCCCGTCCCTCCAAACGATTCAGATCTCATTGTTTGTTGCTACATTAATTCAACTAATAAGATCCAAGTTGCTCGGATCACGAATATCCCTAACTGGTATTTTGAGCGTGTTGTGTTTCCTGGGCAGCGATTAATGTTTGAGTCTGTACCTGAGGCTCACCTGGAGATTCATACTGGGATGATGGCAAGTGCGATCTTGTCAGATACCATTCCTTGTTATCGGCTTCGTTTACACCAAAGCGTGAGTGCTTCTAAACAGTTTTTACAGAGTGGAGATGAAGCGGTTGAAACTTCCGCACCTTCTAGCATGCGTGGCGTTCCTGAAGCAGCTAAGGTGTCCTAA
- the cobA gene encoding uroporphyrinogen-III C-methyltransferase, whose translation MTVDFSPSPVHFSGKVYLVGAGPGDPGLLTLKGKTLLECADVVIYDALVSPEILAMIGEQAEKIHAGKRRGQHSLLQAETTQLLIDKAQTHAVVVRLKGGDPFVFGRGGEEMEDLIQAGVSVEIIPGITAGIAAPAYAGIPVTHRNYSSSVTFVTGHEPIDKYRPRVNWRAMAEASETLVIYMGVHNLPHILSELELAGKDPDTPIALVRWGTRPDQEELVGTLATIISQMEATQFEAPAVAVIGNVVNLHPLLAESRPKVIPRQ comes from the coding sequence ATGACCGTTGATTTTTCCCCGTCGCCAGTCCATTTTTCTGGGAAAGTATACCTTGTCGGAGCAGGTCCCGGTGACCCCGGTCTACTGACTCTCAAAGGTAAGACGCTTCTAGAATGTGCTGATGTGGTGATCTATGACGCCCTTGTTAGCCCAGAAATTCTGGCGATGATTGGTGAGCAAGCCGAGAAGATTCATGCTGGCAAACGTCGTGGACAACATTCTCTTTTGCAAGCTGAAACCACCCAGTTATTGATTGACAAGGCCCAGACTCATGCCGTAGTCGTGCGACTCAAGGGTGGGGACCCCTTTGTCTTTGGCCGAGGGGGAGAAGAAATGGAAGATTTAATCCAGGCAGGGGTTTCTGTGGAAATCATTCCCGGAATTACGGCTGGTATTGCAGCGCCTGCCTATGCAGGTATTCCGGTCACCCATCGAAACTATAGTTCCTCCGTCACCTTTGTGACCGGCCATGAACCGATCGACAAATATCGGCCTCGGGTCAATTGGCGAGCCATGGCTGAGGCGTCCGAAACCCTGGTGATTTATATGGGCGTGCATAACCTGCCCCATATTTTGTCTGAACTTGAACTCGCTGGAAAAGATCCCGATACCCCCATTGCCTTAGTTCGTTGGGGGACTCGCCCCGATCAAGAGGAATTAGTGGGAACCTTAGCAACCATCATCAGCCAAATGGAAGCGACGCAATTTGAAGCCCCTGCCGTGGCAGTGATCGGAAATGTGGTGAATCTTCACCCCTTACTGGCAGAGAGTCGTCCAAAGGTAATTCCTAGGCAGTAG
- the fni gene encoding type 2 isopentenyl-diphosphate Delta-isomerase: MRVTSTSPNPDEAIKTRKADHLRICLDDKVQCKSITTGFERYRFQHCCLPELALEDIQLSTTFLSKSLGAPLLISSMTGGTDLAKTINQRLAIVAQEFKIAMGVGSQRVAVEHPQVADTFAVRSYAPDIPLFANLGAVQLNYGYNLDACRRSIDLLEADALILHLNPLQECIQSRGDTNFRDLFTQIGELCKQLPVPVIVKEVGNGISAPLAMQLIEVGVAAIDVAGAGGTSWAKVEGERAEDNRQRRLGQTFSDWGLPTAECVTSIHQANSKIPLIASGGLRNGLDAAKALALGADIAGMAYPFLQAAHESEAALHTLMEMLIAELETVLFCTGNETIADLQASQCLIPT; encoded by the coding sequence ATGCGAGTGACTTCTACTTCCCCCAATCCTGATGAGGCCATCAAAACCCGCAAGGCCGACCATCTCCGGATCTGTTTAGATGACAAGGTCCAGTGCAAATCGATCACCACTGGTTTTGAACGGTATCGCTTTCAGCACTGTTGTTTACCAGAGTTAGCACTGGAAGATATTCAGTTATCCACGACATTTTTAAGTAAGTCTCTGGGAGCACCGCTGCTCATCTCGTCCATGACCGGGGGGACTGATCTAGCCAAAACTATTAATCAGCGCTTAGCCATCGTTGCTCAGGAATTCAAGATTGCCATGGGTGTCGGTTCACAGCGGGTTGCAGTCGAACATCCACAAGTTGCAGACACATTTGCCGTTCGATCCTATGCACCAGACATTCCTCTATTTGCCAACCTAGGGGCAGTCCAACTGAACTATGGCTACAACCTAGATGCCTGCCGTCGCAGCATTGATCTATTAGAAGCCGATGCCCTGATCCTGCACCTCAACCCCTTACAAGAATGCATCCAAAGTCGAGGCGATACCAACTTTCGCGACCTCTTCACCCAAATTGGTGAACTCTGCAAACAACTCCCCGTTCCTGTCATCGTCAAAGAAGTCGGCAATGGTATTTCCGCACCGTTGGCCATGCAGTTAATAGAAGTCGGTGTAGCCGCTATTGATGTAGCCGGTGCTGGCGGGACTTCTTGGGCCAAAGTCGAGGGTGAACGAGCGGAAGATAACCGTCAGCGCCGACTCGGCCAAACCTTCTCAGATTGGGGTTTACCCACCGCAGAATGTGTTACATCCATTCATCAAGCCAATTCTAAGATCCCACTGATTGCCTCTGGCGGACTACGTAATGGCCTAGATGCCGCCAAAGCACTAGCTTTAGGAGCTGATATAGCAGGAATGGCTTACCCTTTCTTGCAAGCTGCCCATGAATCAGAAGCGGCGTTACACACTCTCATGGAAATGCTCATCGCTGAACTAGAAACAGTACTCTTTTGTACCGGGAATGAAACGATCGCAGACTTACAAGCCTCTCAATGCCTGATTCCAACCTAA
- a CDS encoding cyclic nucleotide-binding domain-containing protein — MTLFIVDVHFLKNLFIVVGILGGAAISDWLIGRWMQGRLRISPKKGRSIYPLLQRCLLFSLRLGIWLVAFYNILTLIPALQTIRQLFVSGLAAFPDKFWGALNTPFTDVGDRKNPISLLTLIIFVSITVLVFVGARLCGQWLKKSILPQTRMERGAQAAISTIISYTFGLIGFIILLQSVGIDLSSLAVIAGVLGLGLGFGLQELASNFVSGLTLLLEQQIRVGDFVEVDGLLGTIERISIRSTIVRTQDRLFVVVPNQRFFAKNVINWTYQTPESRLHIPVSVAYGTDTVLVTEALLIAARSESRVLKYPPPQVWFKSFGDDAYKFELLAWINQPCDFEPIKSSLNFLIEQELNRKNIQIPFPQRELWLKNPEVLVQALQPNLESAAPLPTVAASGEGLKPKTGIKVTKNSTLRVLLRKVSYFENCTNAQLRVLIEQGYRQFYGPDQIIFRENESGESFYVILSGQVEVFSQKLNRQIATLGVGDFFGEISLLTGAPRTATMRVLEATTLFVVDRQALQKLLQNYKALAEEIAKSLSQRQQVLEELGLAQISPSDMIEDDPFIWIRRRIQTLFGI, encoded by the coding sequence ATGACTCTATTTATTGTCGATGTTCATTTCCTCAAGAACCTATTCATTGTTGTGGGGATCTTGGGAGGAGCTGCGATCTCAGATTGGTTGATAGGCCGCTGGATGCAGGGGCGTTTGAGAATTTCCCCCAAGAAAGGTCGATCGATTTACCCTCTTTTGCAACGGTGTTTGCTGTTTAGCTTAAGACTCGGGATTTGGTTAGTCGCCTTCTATAATATCTTGACCCTCATCCCTGCCCTCCAAACAATCAGGCAGTTGTTTGTGAGTGGTCTGGCAGCTTTTCCTGATAAGTTCTGGGGAGCGTTGAACACCCCTTTTACTGATGTAGGTGACCGAAAAAATCCAATTTCTTTGTTGACCCTCATAATCTTTGTCTCCATAACCGTTTTGGTCTTTGTTGGAGCTAGGTTATGTGGTCAGTGGCTTAAGAAGAGCATTCTTCCCCAGACTCGCATGGAGCGGGGAGCACAAGCAGCAATTTCTACCATCATCAGCTATACCTTTGGGTTGATTGGTTTTATCATTCTTCTCCAATCTGTAGGAATAGATTTGAGTTCATTAGCTGTTATTGCTGGTGTTTTGGGTCTAGGTTTAGGTTTTGGCTTGCAGGAGTTGGCCAGTAACTTCGTGAGTGGTTTGACCCTATTACTGGAGCAGCAAATACGGGTTGGAGATTTTGTAGAAGTGGATGGTTTGTTAGGAACGATTGAACGGATTTCTATTCGCTCGACGATTGTTCGGACTCAAGATCGGCTGTTTGTTGTGGTTCCAAATCAACGGTTTTTCGCGAAGAACGTCATCAACTGGACCTACCAAACTCCCGAAAGTCGCTTACATATTCCTGTGAGTGTTGCCTATGGTACCGATACCGTTTTAGTTACGGAAGCTTTATTGATTGCGGCACGGTCAGAGTCACGGGTCTTAAAGTACCCTCCCCCGCAGGTATGGTTCAAATCTTTTGGAGATGATGCATATAAGTTTGAATTATTAGCGTGGATTAACCAGCCCTGTGATTTTGAACCCATCAAGAGTTCTCTAAATTTTTTGATTGAACAAGAGTTGAATCGGAAGAACATCCAAATCCCTTTCCCCCAAAGAGAGCTGTGGTTGAAGAACCCTGAAGTGTTGGTTCAGGCATTACAACCTAATCTGGAGTCTGCTGCTCCGCTGCCAACGGTTGCTGCTAGCGGGGAGGGGCTCAAACCAAAAACGGGGATTAAAGTCACTAAGAACAGCACATTACGCGTCTTACTCCGCAAGGTCAGCTATTTTGAAAACTGTACGAATGCCCAATTGAGAGTGTTAATTGAACAAGGGTATCGACAGTTCTATGGGCCTGATCAAATTATTTTTCGGGAAAATGAATCAGGAGAATCTTTCTACGTTATCTTGTCAGGCCAAGTTGAAGTCTTTTCTCAAAAACTCAACCGCCAAATTGCCACCTTAGGAGTTGGCGACTTTTTTGGTGAGATTTCTTTGTTGACCGGAGCGCCACGAACGGCAACTATGCGGGTCCTTGAAGCGACTACATTGTTTGTGGTGGATCGGCAGGCGTTACAAAAACTCCTACAGAATTACAAAGCCTTAGCTGAAGAGATTGCGAAGTCTCTTTCTCAGAGACAGCAAGTGCTAGAGGAATTAGGCTTGGCGCAGATTAGTCCGTCAGACATGATAGAGGATGATCCCTTTATCTGGATTCGTCGCCGTATTCAGACCTTGTTTGGGATCTAA
- the pyrF gene encoding orotidine-5'-phosphate decarboxylase, producing MTTDIAQRIIVPLDVPSEADAIALMDQIPQVQFWKVGLELFVSCGPSILEQLKQRQKRIFLDLKFHDIPNTVAGACRAAAAYGVDLLTIHATAGRPALSAAQQALQEGAQAAQTPPPKLIAITVLTSLSLRELALDLKIPLELPEYALQMGLLAQESGLNGIVCSPHEAEQMRQVCGDEFLIVCPGVRPQGSATGDQKRAMTPTAAIQAGANYLVIGRPITTAADPQQAFQTICADLADA from the coding sequence GTGACTACTGATATTGCTCAACGGATTATTGTGCCTTTGGATGTGCCTTCAGAGGCAGATGCGATCGCATTGATGGATCAAATTCCCCAGGTGCAATTTTGGAAAGTGGGCTTAGAGCTGTTTGTTAGTTGTGGCCCCAGTATCCTAGAGCAGCTTAAACAGCGCCAGAAACGGATTTTCCTCGATCTTAAATTCCACGATATTCCCAATACGGTGGCCGGTGCTTGTCGAGCAGCGGCGGCCTATGGGGTGGATCTTCTCACGATTCATGCCACGGCGGGTCGTCCTGCCCTATCGGCTGCGCAACAGGCTCTACAAGAAGGAGCCCAAGCTGCCCAAACGCCTCCCCCTAAATTGATTGCCATTACAGTTTTGACTAGTCTCTCGCTGCGAGAGTTAGCCTTAGACTTAAAAATACCTCTAGAACTGCCAGAGTATGCCCTGCAAATGGGGCTGCTGGCTCAAGAGTCAGGACTGAATGGGATCGTCTGTTCTCCCCATGAAGCGGAGCAAATGCGACAGGTCTGTGGGGATGAATTTCTGATTGTTTGCCCAGGCGTGCGTCCCCAGGGATCAGCAACAGGCGATCAAAAACGGGCCATGACGCCAACAGCAGCCATCCAAGCAGGGGCCAACTATTTGGTCATTGGGCGCCCGATCACGACGGCTGCTGATCCTCAACAAGCTTTTCAAACGATCTGCGCTGATTTAGCTGACGCTTGA
- a CDS encoding sirohydrochlorin chelatase: MSSRSAYLLVAHGSRDPRSQASLHQLGEGVKQALQLQCDQPPWVKTATLEFGSVPLKQQICNWGQQLQQIDQIVILPLFLLPGTHVRVDIPDVVTTVRQFLPKSLGIEVRSHLGSHPKLFQILRATMSATDVDRWILLSHGSRYPGGNQPIEALAEQLNAAPAYWSVPPSLRQTVTQLATQPGLKVAIKPYFLFTGSIIDTISQEVNQLKCDFKHINLTFSSPLEPSAHLVHLIQDLITA; encoded by the coding sequence GTGAGTTCTCGCTCTGCTTATCTGTTGGTGGCTCATGGAAGTCGCGATCCACGATCGCAAGCTTCGCTGCATCAATTGGGTGAAGGAGTAAAACAAGCCCTGCAGTTGCAGTGTGATCAGCCTCCATGGGTGAAGACAGCCACCTTGGAATTTGGCTCTGTCCCCCTGAAACAGCAAATTTGTAATTGGGGACAACAGCTGCAGCAGATTGACCAAATCGTGATTTTGCCGCTATTTCTGTTGCCAGGTACCCATGTCAGAGTGGATATTCCTGATGTGGTGACCACAGTGCGACAGTTTTTGCCTAAGTCTCTAGGGATTGAGGTGCGATCGCATCTGGGTAGCCACCCAAAACTCTTCCAAATCCTACGGGCAACTATGTCTGCTACCGACGTAGATCGCTGGATTTTGCTCTCCCATGGCAGCCGATATCCAGGGGGTAACCAACCGATTGAGGCCTTGGCAGAACAACTGAATGCTGCCCCCGCCTACTGGTCAGTGCCCCCCAGTTTGCGACAAACAGTAACTCAATTGGCGACTCAACCAGGGTTAAAAGTGGCCATCAAACCCTATTTTTTGTTTACAGGCAGTATCATAGACACCATTTCCCAGGAAGTGAATCAGCTAAAATGTGATTTTAAGCACATTAACTTAACTTTTTCTTCACCTTTAGAGCCCAGTGCTCATCTCGTTCATTTAATTCAAGATTTGATCACTGCCTGA
- a CDS encoding type I glyceraldehyde-3-phosphate dehydrogenase encodes MIRVAINGFGRIGRNFMRCWLLRPNSNIEIVGLNDTSDPKTNAHLLTYDSMLGRLDADIKAVDNTIVANGNVIKCVSDRNPANLPWKEWGIDLVIESTGVFVTKEGAGKHIEAGAKKVLITAPGKGGVGMYVVGVNHEDYDPSEPILSNASCTTNCLAPIVKVLHEQFGIVHGLMTTTHSYTGDQRILDASHRDLRRARAAAVNIVPTSTGAAKAVGTVIPALAGKLNGIALRVPTPNVSVCDFVAQTEKPAIAESVNEVIKQASEGAMKGIIAFNEEPLVSGDFKGHDCSSIVDASLTMGMGGNMIKVVAWYDNEWGYSQRVLDLAEYVAQKW; translated from the coding sequence GTGATTAGAGTAGCGATCAACGGGTTCGGGAGAATTGGACGAAATTTTATGCGTTGCTGGCTTTTACGGCCTAACAGCAACATCGAGATTGTCGGATTAAATGATACTTCTGACCCCAAAACAAATGCCCACCTGTTGACCTATGACTCCATGCTGGGTCGTTTAGACGCAGACATTAAAGCCGTCGACAACACGATTGTTGCGAATGGCAATGTCATCAAATGTGTTTCTGATCGTAACCCTGCTAACTTGCCTTGGAAAGAGTGGGGCATCGATCTTGTTATTGAATCTACGGGTGTGTTTGTCACCAAAGAAGGGGCTGGCAAGCATATTGAAGCGGGTGCTAAAAAAGTACTGATTACAGCACCTGGTAAAGGTGGTGTTGGCATGTATGTGGTTGGAGTTAATCACGAAGATTATGATCCCAGCGAGCCAATTCTCAGTAATGCTAGCTGTACAACCAACTGTTTGGCTCCTATTGTAAAAGTCTTGCATGAGCAGTTTGGTATTGTTCATGGCTTGATGACCACCACTCACAGCTATACCGGAGACCAGCGTATCCTTGACGCAAGCCACCGGGATCTCCGCCGTGCTCGTGCTGCTGCAGTCAATATTGTTCCGACTTCTACAGGTGCTGCTAAAGCGGTAGGAACTGTTATTCCTGCTCTTGCAGGCAAGCTTAATGGTATTGCGTTGCGAGTCCCCACTCCTAACGTTTCTGTCTGTGACTTCGTCGCACAGACTGAGAAGCCAGCAATTGCCGAATCGGTAAACGAAGTGATTAAGCAGGCTTCTGAAGGCGCTATGAAAGGTATCATTGCCTTCAACGAAGAACCCTTAGTATCTGGTGACTTCAAAGGACATGATTGCTCCTCTATCGTGGATGCTTCCCTCACTATGGGAATGGGTGGCAACATGATTAAGGTTGTGGCCTGGTACGACAACGAGTGGGGTTACAGTCAGCGTGTGCTCGACTTAGCTGAGTATGTTGCCCAGAAGTGGTAA
- a CDS encoding photosystem II high light acclimation radical SAM protein: MNNPRILYIRLPCNPIFPIGVVYLADHIHKCLPHVEQRIFDLGTVPPLDFKPALDSCIDDFQPDLLVFSWRDIQIYAPVGGRGGNPLQHAFELYYGKNPWTKLKGAFGGLRVFIAYYAELWRNSGLIKRGLKRAQRYHSGAQTVVGGGAVSVFYEQLGTQLPEGSIVSVGEGEVLLEKLLTGQEFRDERCYVVGEKAPRDRMIHEWPTEIDKTACDYPYIASIWPDFEYYFESQDFYVGVQTKRGCPHNCCYCVYTVIEGKRVRVNPAEEVVAEMQQLYNRGIRNFWFTDAQFIPARRYIPDAIELLQKILDAGLTDIHWAAYIRADNLTPELCDLMVKTGMNYFEIGITSGSQELVRKMRMGYNLRTVLQNCRDLRTAGFNDLVSVNYSFNVIDERPETIRQTIAYHRELEKIFGTDKVEPAIFFIGLQPHTHLEEYAFDNNILKPGYNPMSLMPWTAKKLLWNPEPMGSVFGEVCLEAWKQNPNDFGREVMNILEQRFGCAPLNEALTATIEPKKRSLTTASRMGS; encoded by the coding sequence ATGAACAATCCCCGCATCCTTTACATTCGCCTACCTTGTAATCCCATTTTCCCAATTGGGGTTGTTTACCTTGCCGACCATATTCACAAGTGCCTGCCTCATGTCGAGCAACGCATCTTTGATTTGGGCACCGTGCCCCCCCTCGACTTTAAGCCAGCATTGGATAGCTGCATTGATGACTTCCAGCCTGATCTTCTTGTTTTTTCCTGGCGAGATATCCAAATTTACGCTCCCGTAGGTGGCAGAGGTGGCAATCCGTTGCAACACGCCTTTGAGCTTTACTACGGCAAAAACCCTTGGACAAAGTTAAAAGGTGCTTTTGGTGGATTAAGGGTATTCATTGCTTACTATGCAGAGCTATGGAGAAACTCAGGCCTCATTAAACGGGGACTCAAGCGAGCACAGCGATATCATTCTGGGGCTCAAACTGTGGTTGGGGGTGGTGCAGTCAGCGTTTTTTATGAACAGTTAGGGACTCAGCTGCCGGAAGGCAGCATTGTATCCGTGGGCGAGGGAGAGGTTCTATTAGAGAAGCTACTGACGGGGCAAGAATTTCGAGATGAACGGTGCTATGTAGTTGGAGAGAAAGCGCCTAGGGATCGCATGATCCATGAATGGCCTACCGAGATCGATAAAACGGCCTGCGATTACCCTTACATTGCTAGCATTTGGCCTGATTTTGAATATTATTTTGAGTCTCAAGACTTCTACGTGGGGGTTCAGACCAAGCGAGGATGCCCCCACAACTGTTGCTATTGCGTCTACACCGTCATTGAAGGCAAGCGAGTCCGAGTCAATCCTGCTGAAGAAGTCGTTGCTGAAATGCAGCAGCTCTACAATCGTGGCATTCGTAACTTCTGGTTTACCGACGCTCAATTTATCCCAGCCCGCCGCTATATTCCTGATGCCATTGAGTTGCTGCAAAAAATCCTAGATGCAGGTTTAACGGATATTCATTGGGCTGCCTATATTCGTGCTGACAATCTCACTCCAGAACTCTGTGATCTGATGGTCAAAACAGGGATGAATTATTTTGAGATTGGGATCACTAGTGGATCCCAAGAACTCGTTCGCAAGATGCGAATGGGATATAACTTACGAACAGTGCTGCAAAACTGTCGAGATCTGAGAACTGCTGGCTTCAACGATTTAGTCTCTGTCAACTACTCCTTCAATGTCATCGATGAGCGTCCAGAAACCATTCGCCAGACCATTGCCTATCATCGAGAATTAGAAAAGATTTTTGGCACAGATAAGGTAGAACCAGCCATTTTCTTTATCGGCCTGCAACCTCACACCCATTTAGAAGAATATGCCTTCGATAATAATATTTTGAAGCCTGGCTATAACCCTATGAGCTTAATGCCTTGGACAGCCAAGAAGTTACTTTGGAACCCTGAGCCCATGGGATCGGTGTTTGGAGAAGTTTGTCTAGAAGCTTGGAAGCAAAATCCCAACGATTTTGGGCGGGAAGTGATGAACATTTTGGAACAGCGTTTTGGTTGTGCCCCCTTAAATGAAGCGTTGACAGCCACCATTGAGCCCAAAAAGCGGTCACTGACAACAGCTAGCCGGATGGGCTCATAA